A genomic region of Denticeps clupeoides chromosome 17, fDenClu1.1, whole genome shotgun sequence contains the following coding sequences:
- the LOC114767055 gene encoding RNA polymerase II elongation factor ELL, producing the protein MAALRQEHRYGLSCGKISKSVPNRTIYHVKLTDTAIRTLEAYQNLKGTLPNQPSICFKGNQGYIKIPVASHESSDALRVFSFYLSSDSKDKPQASFDCIHQYISGDGREHLQSQGSIQDKITVCATDDSYQMTRERMSQVEKDIWSRSAIEIKPGSTHPSKCVKIKRKPVLPSATDASNKHSPSNKRSSVPSPVAHRPLRDRLIHLLALKPYRRPELLLWLERDRASPKDKTDLSTVLEEVAKLNPKDHSYTLKDEFYRHVQRDWPGYMEEEKQLISRQLARKLQPLGPSQLKPNHSFHKTTGDSPSQLSPVKNASVKRPVPTDHSESQTPKKQKLLDQSLPLQSPSNGHLGSSTGRGATVPGSGSLRTKTEFERTNNSIQDSQNSLYPTHKLSDSGCVPKSVQAESERLPAPSPKPPRTEPPVDADRVLANGQHKKKKSKKHKDKERERLKPEWVETSPDLKHNQENLNDHEGGGTPASHTSPAELPDYLLKYNTITGSEQRQQYKEDFCAEYDEYRDLHDRIGKVTQMFVQLGSKIKTLSPGTQEYKVMEDQILEKYRKYKKKFPGYREEKKRCEYLHQKLSHIKNIILDYDRTQTPS; encoded by the exons ATGGCAGCGCTGAGGCAGGAGCATCGGTATGGACTCTCCTGCGGGAAAATCAGCAAGAGCGTCCCCAACAGAACCATTTACCACGTCAAGCTGACCGACACCGCCATCCGGACGCTGGAAGCCTACCAGAACCTGAAG GGAACCTTACCAAATCAGCCTTCAATTTGCTTCAAGGGGAACCAGGGG TACATCAAAATACCTGTGGCCTCGCACGAGTCCTCAGATGCACTGCGTGTCTTCTCCTTCTACCTGTCCAGTGACAGTAAGGACAAGCCTCAGGCCAGCTTTGACTGTATTCATCAGTATATCTCGGG CGATGGCCGGGAGCACCTGCAGAGCCAGGGCAGCATTCAGGACAAGATCACGGTGTGCGCCACGGACGACTCCTATCAGATGACACGGGAGCGCATGTCTCAGGTGGAGAAGGACATCTGGAGCAGGTCGGCCATCGAGATCAAGCCAGGCTCTACACACCCGA GCAAATGTGTGAAGATCAAGAGGAAACCAGTGTTGCCCTCAGCCACGGATGCCTCTAACAAGCATTCCCCCAGCAACAAGAGGAGCAGTGTGCCCAGCCCCGTAGCCCACCGGCCCCTGAGGGACCGGCTCATACACTTGCTGGCCCTCAAGCCATACCGCAGACCCGAACTTCTGCTTTGGCTAGAACGGGATCGAGCCAGTCCCAAAGACAAGACTGATCTGAGCACAGTGCTGGAGgag GTGGCTAAATTGAACCCCAAAGATCACAGTTACACCCTGAAGGATGAATTCTACCGGCACGTCCAGAGAGACTGGCCAGGCTacatggaggaggagaagcagctCATCAGCAGGCAACTGGCAAG AAAACTCCAGCCGCTCGGGCCGAGCCAGTTGAAGCCGAACCATTCATTCCACAAAACCACCGGGGACTCTCCGTCGCAGCTCAGCCCTGTCAAGAATGCCTCTGTG AAACGCCCTGTGCCTACCGACCATTCGGAAAGTCAGACTCCCAAGAAGCAAAAGTTATTAGACCAGAGTCTGCCATTACAGTCGCCCTCCAACGGTCATCTGGGCTCCTCCACTGGCCGTGGCGCCACAGTCCCAGGAAGTGGCAGTTTACGGACCAAAACGGAGTTTGAAAGGACCAACAATAGCATTCAGGACAGCCAAAATAGCCTCTACCCAACGCACAAACTCAGCGACTCTGGCTGCGTGCCGAAGTCAGTGCAGGCGGAGTCGGAGCGACTGCCAGCGCCAAGCCCCAAACCCCCACGAACTGAGCCCCCTGTAGACGCTGACCGGGTGCTGGCAAACgggcagcacaaaaaaaagaagtccaaGAAGCACAAAGACAAGGAGCGGGAACGTTTAAAACCGGAGTGGGTCGAGACCAGTCCTGACCTCAAGCATAACCAAGAGAATCTGAATG ACCACGAGGGGGGCGGCACACCTGCCTCACACACCTCTCCTGCGGAACTGCCTGACTATTTATT AAAATACAACACTATCACAGGCTCGGAACAGCGGCAGCAGTATAAAGAGGACTTCTGTGCAGAGTACGATGAGTACAGGGACCTGCACGACCGCATCGGTAAAGTCACACAGATGTTCGTCCAGCTGGGCTCCAAGATAAAGACCCTCTCCCCAGGCACGCAAGAGTATAAG